The Terriglobus roseus sequence GGTAGCGGGGAGGCTGAGGTCATTCGCAATCTCGTCGAGCGCGATGTGCATCAGCAGGTTGTCGATGTCGTCGCCGCCCAGGTGCGTATCGCCATTGGTACTGATGACCTCGAAGATGCCATCGTGCAGCTTCAGGATCGACACATCAAAGGTGCCGCCGCCGAAGTCATACACCGCAACGGTGCCTTCCTTCTCGCGGTCCAGACCATAGGCGAGCGCTGCGGCTGTGGGCTCATTCACCAGGCGCAGGACGTCCAGTCCGGCGATGCGGCCCGCATCCTTCGTCGCCTGGCGCTGCGCATCGTTGAAGTACGCGGGTACGGTGATGACGGCGCGGGTGACGGGGAAACCGAAGAAACGTTCCGCGTTCTTCTTCAACTGGCCCAGTACCAGCGCGGAGATCTCCGGCGGCGTCAGGGTCCGGTTGCCCACCTTCAACTTCAAAGCGCCGTCCGCATCTTGTCCTTCAACTACCTGGAACGGGAACATCGCGAGCTCATCGCGTACATCGTTGATGCCGCGGCCCATCAGGCGCTTCGCGCTGTAGACGGCGTTGCCAGGCTGCGTCAGCAGTGTGCCGCGCGCTCCATTGCCAACGGTGATGGTGTCGCCGGAAATGGCGACGACGCTGGGGACCAGAGACGATCCGTCTTCACCCGGGATCACAACGGGAGTGCCACCCTCAAGGAAAGCGACCAGCGAGTTTGTGGTGCCAAGATCAATGCCGACGACGCGATTTTGTTCTGCCATGACTCTCTTTCGGATGCTCGCGGATGCGCGAAAGACGCACTTCCACGCGACTCTTCATTGTCTCATCGTGGATGTAGTCAGTGAATAAGCAGTGGGGTTAGGATGCTGCGCATGAGCATTCCCGGGCAGACCGTGACCATCATCCCCAGTGTTTTATGCCGCGACGCGAACGCCGGCATCGAGTGGTTGAAGGCTGCGCTCGGATTTACCGAGCATGCCGTCTACCGGACCGCGGACGGTATCGTCGAACACGCCGAGTTGCTGCTGGGAAATGGCATGCTGATGGTCGGTACCGCCGGCCACAATCGGCAGCTGGCCAACGTGATGGCACTGCCTTCAGAGGTCGGTGGAAAGAACACCAGCAGCGTGTACCTGATCGTGAAGGACTGCACGCCCGTGTGGCAGCAGGCGCTGTCAGCCGGTGCAGAGGTGGTGTTGCCGCTGCGGACCATGGATTATGGCGGTCAGGCCTTTACTGTTCGGGATCCCGATGGGCATCTGTGGTCCGTCGGCGAGTACGATCCGTGGACCGTACCCGCCTAACCTTGCGTGACGTCTGAGACGACCGCTACGGTTTTTCGCCGTAAGCAATACGCCAAATCCGTCCTTTGTTGGAGTCTGCGACATACAGCGCGCCGTCGGGTCCTACCGCCACGCCGACCGGTCGGTAGGCGGCGCTCTTCAGATTTTTGTCACTCGGCAGCGGCCCGGCAAAGCCATCGGCAAACACCACGGGTTTGCCTGCCTGATTGTTCTTCATGGGGACGAACACGATGTTGTAGCCAGCCTGCCCCTCCGGGGTCGCGTCCGCATCGGCGCCGCCATGCATGGCAACGAAGATGCCGCTGCGGTACATGGCAGGGAACCGTTTGCCGTTGTAGACGACCAGGTCCAGCAGTGCGGGACGGCGAGGCTGGAAGAACGCTGCGACAGGTTTCGCGTAAGTGCCCTCCGAGGGCGAAGCTTTCCCGTCGCCCCCGTACTCGGGTGCGAGAATGCGCTTCTGACGCGCGCCGTCGTAGTACGTGTAGGGCCAGCCCATGTCCGTTGCCTTTTCGATACGGAACAGCTCGTCGGGAATAGCCTCGTCCTCTGTCGCGCTGACCACCTCAGGGAACATGGCATGTGTGCCGTCGCGACCATGTGTGCCGCCATACAAAGCGTCGCCTGCGCGCCAGTCCAGTGCGGACATATCGCGGATGCCGGTGGCAAAGCGTTCGCCGTCGCTGAACTTCTGATTCAGCCTGGAGTCATCGAAGCGCCAGATGCCGGCTTTCGTCGTGAGGGCTGGGCAAGGCTTTAGTCCGACTGGTTTGCTGTCTCTGGGGGCCGCGGGGTCGGCGCAGATGTTCGCTCCGTCGAACGCGACAAACAGGCCGCCTTTCCCGTCGAAGGCGAAGACGTGGTTCGATGTGACCGTCAGACCATCGACCACGGTTTGCGGTGCCGCCGAAGGCACAAGTGCATTTCCATCCAAAGGAAAGCGGTAGATTGCCGTGGGCGATGCGGCGTACAACGCGCCCTTGTACATGCGGATACCGGTCGCCTGATCAACGGTGCTGAAATGCTCCGTTTGCACAGCCTTATGATTCGATCCCAGTCGCAATGCAATGATGCCCGTCGAAGGCTGATTGCGCGGATGCCGTGTAGAGACATAGATATCGCCATTGTCGCGGACTGTCAGATGGCGAACTGGACCTAATCCCTCGGCCACAACCGTGGCATGAAAGCCCGTGGGCAGCATCAGTCCGTCTGGCTCCGATGCTCGCGCTGCACCTGCGACCATGCCCAGAGCCAAAGCCGCAACCATGACACTCTTGATCATTCTGTCTCTCCCCTGATTTCTTCTGAAACGCAATCGTAGAGGAAGAACGATGCTTTTGGCTGCGTTGCTTTGCTCAGGACTGCACGAGACCAATCAGAACGATCTGCACGCAGCAATGGAGGCAGGCGCGACATTCCTGTCGAGCCTGCTTCGTGCGTTGTGCCTATCCGTTCGGGCGGGCGGCGATCATGCGCTGGTTAAAGGTATTGAAGAAGTTTTCGAAGTCACCGCTCTCCGGTGCGGTGCGCAGCGGCTTCACGCGGTCGATGACGACTTCTTTCACCTCTGGCTGATCGCGCAACACGGCGAAGGTTTCGCGCAGGTAGTCGGCCAGCGGCATCGCCATGGGGTCGTTCTTCTGACGGTCGCCCATCAGCTCTGTCTGCACGTATGGGGGGATGATCTCAATCACTTGTACGCCCGTGCCCTGCAGCTGGAAGCGCAGCGAAAGAGTATAAGAGTGGATCGCAGCCTTGGTCGCACAGTACGTCGGTGTCATGGAGAGCGGAACATACGCTAGGCCCGAGGTCACCGTCATCACAGTGGCTGAGGTTTGCTGCAACAGGTGTGGCAGCAACGCCGAGTTGAGACGGATTGGACCAAGCAGGTTCGTAGCGATCGTCGCCTCGGCGTCTTCGGTCTCGCCCTTTTTCAGATCTTCGTTCTTCATGATGCCGGCGTTGTGCAGCACGGTGTTCAGCTTCGGATACTTCGCGATCAGGTCAGCAGCAAAGGTCTTGATGGCTTCCGCGCTGTTGATGTCCAGCACTTCCGCGCTCATGCCGGGATTGGCTGCGACGACCTCGTCCAGAACTTCCTTACGGCGACCCGCAATGATGACGTGATTGCCTTCTTTGTGAAAGGCCTCTGCCAGACCGCGTCCGATGCCGCTACCGCCGCCCGTGATGAGAATGGTGTTGTCTTTGATCTGCATGTGCTTTCACCTCGTTGTCGAGCATAGGATGCGCTCGTGAATCGCGGAAGTACGCACCTTTTCGCGCCATGGTTACCACCCGGAGAGTATCGGCGTGGGCATAGACTGTGCGCATGAAGCCTGCAACGAAGATGGATCAACCGAAGGCCGTCGTTCCGCCCGACGGAGGTGAGGGTAACGCCTCGCTCGACGCCCTGGTGAGCGAGATCATCGGCCGCGTCGCGGACAAGTGGACCATGCTGGCGCTGGAGGCTCTCCAGGAGCACGGACGCCTTCGCTTCACAGAGCTCGCGGCAGAATTAAAGGGCGTCAGCCAGAAGATGTTGACCAAGACGCTGCGACAGATGGAGAGTGACGGGCTGCTGCTGCGCACGGTCTTCCCGGTGATACCGCCGCGTGTCGAGTACGAACTGACGCAGCTGGGTACAGGCCTGAGCGCGGCCTTCTGTGGTGTCTGGATCTGGGCAGAGAAGAATCGCGATGAGATCGAGGCCGCCCGCAAGCGCTTCGCGCAACGCATCGAACACACGCAGCCCTGGCAGACGCCACGCAGCTAGCTAGTCCAGCGCGGCGTTCACGTCACGGACCAGGTTCCGCAGATAGCTTCGGCGGTTCAGCAGCGCCACCATCTCGTCCTTTGCGGCATCCTTCGCGCCATCGTCGCCGCTGTCCACAGCCGCGTCCCAACTGGTCCACAGCGCTTCAAGCTCTTTACCTGCGGCATCCAGCATGCCGGTGAAGTTGGTCTTCGCGGCCTCGAGATCCTTACGAAGCTGCGGGTCATCATCGCCCATCTTCTTTGCCATCTTCATCTCTTCCAGCGCCATGTTCAGCTCGAAAGCCTCTTCCAGAAGATCGGGCGGAACGATCTGCTTCTTCTGCGTCCCGGAGGCACGGGCCGACTCGGTCGCCTTGACGGACTGCTCCTCCAGTTCCACGCCCTCAAGCTCCAGCAGATACTCCGTGCGGCGAATGGGATCACGCAGCGCGCGGTAAGCATCGTTCAGCAGGGACGACTTCTCCGTCGCTTCAGCCTGCTCTGCTGCTGGCTTCGAAGCGAAGCGGTCGGGATGAAACTCGCGTGAGAGCTTGTAAAAGCTCTTCTCAAGGGCGGCGGTGTCGAGCGCGAGTTTGTGAGGAAGACTGAAGACTTCGAAGTACGTCATGGTTGTTCCGATGGTACTTTCTGCGCTTTGGATTCATGCGCGGTCGATAGCCGGTAGCGGCATTTGCAGGGGCGGCCCTCAGGAAAAATCGCCTGATGGTAAAGAATTTGAATCGTCTCAACGTAGACCGCCCCGGCAAGCTCACAGGTGCGGCGAGATGCCGTATTCTCCGGGTCTGTAGTGATCCATAGGGGATCGATCCCGAAGCCGCGTGCCCCAGGAATCAGCAGGCGAACCGCGCGCGCAGCATAGTGCTCACCGCGAAACTGCGGGTACACCGTGTAGCCGATATGCCCCCCATAGAGCAGGATCTGCTGCGTGGAATGTAGTCGCAGATTGATGTCGCCTACCGCAACACCATGGGCGTCCTTCATGAGATAGAAGCGCGTGGGTACGCAGAGTCCCTTATGGCTGGCGGTTTCGAGGTACTCCAGTCGCAGGCCTCCCTCATCTTGAAGAGGCGGCAGAAGAATATTCAAATCTTTTGCGGTGGACTCGTCGATGAACAGACCGCATCTCCGGGGCTTGCTATCATTGCGGCCAAATCAAGCAAGGAGTGCTCCCTATGCCTAAATTTGTCATAGAACGTAACGTTCCCGGCCTGGGTGATCTGTCTGCGGATCAGCTGAAGGCGATGTCGCAAACTTCGTGTGGCGTGCTGCAGAGTATGGGGCCGAAGATTCAATGGCTGGAGTCGTTCGTTACCCCAAACAAGATGTATTGCGTCTACATCGCGCCCGATGCGGAAACTATCCGTCAGCATGCGCGCGTGGGTGGATTCCCTGCAGAGTCCGTAGAGCCGGTCCTGCAGATGATTGGACCAACCACAGCAGAGTAGCGGACGTTCCCGCGTTACGCCGTAAAGGATGAACCGCAGCCGCAGCTCTTGGTGCTGTGCGGATTGATGAAGTTGAAGCCCTGGCGCATCAGCGTCTCTTCAAAGTCGAGGGTCATGCCGCTGAGGTACAGGAAGCTTTTTGGGTCAACGAAGATCTGTACCTTGTCGCCATCCTGGCTGTAGACATAAACGCGGTCCCGCTCGCGCGGCTGCGAATCGAAGCGGATGTTGTAGCTCAGGCCGCTGCAGCCGCCGCCGGTGATACCGACGCGCAGGCCACCCTGCTCGCCGTTGACGTTCTCTTTCGCCATGGCAGCGCGGATGCGCTTCAACGCCTTTTCGGTCACCTGAATGTTCTGCGCCTTCGCATTGTCTGCGGGTGCGGAAACTGGAGGAGCGATGGGGCTGGAATATACAGGGGCGCCGGCCTGCGGTGCAGGCGCGCTCATCTCGTTGCTGGTGGTGGTGCTGATGCCGACTACGGACATGACTGTTCCTTTACTTAGTGCAGGCTACGCTGTTTGGCGTCGTAGATCTTCATCTGTCGAGAGACGAATTCATCTGCCTTTTTGAGCGCGAGCTGTGTGTTGCTGTCCAACTGGTCCCATGTGCGGAAGAAAGGATCATCCCGCAACGTGGACGGCTGAACATTACCGCTTTGATCGACCATCACTGCCGCCTGCAAGGTGACCGACTTCGATTGCGGGTCGATAAGAGCACGGCGCGCCCGATAGCCTGTGTCGAGGCAGGCATCCAGGTGTGCGGCATCGCCCAATCCCCAGGCTACCTGGTTCGCTCGGCAGGCAGCCGGTGTGCGGTAGAAGGTGAACAGAGAAAGCACATAGGTGCCCCTGTTTACGTAACTCCCGTAGTTACTTTGCAGCCACTGCGGCGTTGAGATATCCGGCATGTAGATGGATACATCGTGATCTTCCGCCAGCAGCAGCGGCGCAGTCCACTGGTCTGTCTCATCCAATACCTGGGCCGGCGCTCCCAAGGCGCCACGCTGGACAATCTGCTGCGCGGTCAAGGGGGCGGAGCTCACCGAAAGGAGGGCGGCGAGTGCAATGCATTGCGTGGCTGAGCGGAGATCTCTCATACGAGCTTCAGAAAGCGGGTGAAACAAACGGCAACGCGCAGAGGGCTTCGCCAAGTATCGGCGGCACCACCTCTGCGCGTTGCAGGTACAGTGAGCTTACGCGGATGCGCCGACGAGCGCAGACTCCGTCTCGGCGACATTGTTCTTCTTCTTCCAGTCGCCGATCGCAGCGCGGATGGCGTCTTCCGCCAGAACCGAGCAGTGGATCTTGACGGGGGGAAGAGCGAGTTCCTTCACGATCTCGGTGTTCGAGATTGCGAGAGCCTCGGCGACCGTCTTGCCCTTCACCCACTCGGTCGCGAGCGACGAGGAAGCGATGGCAGAGCCGCAGCCGAAGGTCTTAAACTTCGCGTCTTCGATAACCTGGGTATCCGGGTTCACCTTGATTTGAAGGCGCATGACGTCGCCGCACTCAGGAGCGCCGACGAGGCCGGTGCCAACTTCGGACGAGCTCTTGTCGAGCGTGCCGACGTTGCGGGGATTTTCGTAGTGATCAACAACCTTATCGCTATATGCCATGTTCGTCTCCTGTTGAGCGAATGCGTTAATTAGATGCTTGCCGGTCAGATTTCAGTGCAAATCCCTGCCGGATGCTAACCCTTGATGATTGCCCGGTTCCATCGAACCAGGGCGAAAAGCCAAACCAGTGTCGCAAACGCGACGGAATAATTGAACGTCTTCAAAGCCTCACGCCAGGTCAGAGGCGTGCTGAAGAAGTAGCCGGCGGCCATGCTGGAGATCCAGGTGAACAACATCGTGGATAGCCATGTCTTGCCCGTCGGCTCCTTCATCGGGACTCCTTAGTGAGCGGTCCACTCGATCTTGGTCAGGTCGATGCCTTCCTTCACCATCTCGTACAGCGGCGACAATTCGCGCAGCTTCAGGACGGTGTCGATCAGCTTGTCTGCGACGTAATCCACTTCTTCCTTGGTGTTGAAGCGGCCAAGGCCGAAGCGGATGGAAGAGTGAGCGACGTCATCGCCCAGACCAAGCGCCTTGAGAACATAGGACGGCTCCAGCGTGGCCGAGGTGCAGGCCGAACCCGAGGAGACGGCGATGTCGTTGATGCCCATCAGGAGCGACTCGCCCTCGACGTAGACGAAGCTCATGTTCAGGTTGCCGGGCAGGTGATGGTCCATGTTGCCGTTTACTGCGGTGTAATCAATCTTCTCTTCCAGGCGCTTGCGCAGATAGTCGCGCAGGCCCGTAAGACGAGCAGTCTCAGCAACCATCTCCTCGCCGGCCAGTTCGCAGGCCTTGCCCAAGCCGACGATGCCGGGGACGTTGAGCGTGCCCGAACGCATACCGCGTTCGTGGCCGCCACCGTCGATCTGTGCGTTCAGCTGTACGCGCGGGCTGCGGCGGCGAACATACAGCGCGCCCACACCCTTCGGTCCGTAGATTTTGTGGCCGGAAAGCGACAGCAGGTCGATGTTGTCTGTCTGCACGTTGACCGGGATCTTGCCCACAGCCTGTACCGCGTCCGTGTGGAAGAGCACACCCTTTGCGTGGCAGAGCTTGCCGATCTCGGCGATGGGGTTGATCACGCCGATCTCGTTGTTCGCGTACATGATCGTGACCAGGATCGTCTCCGGCGTCATGGCTGCTTCGATGTCAGCGACCGAGACCAGGCCGTCAGGCTGCACGGGCAGGTAGGTGACCTTGAAGCCGTTCTTTTCCAGGCGCTTGCAGGTATCCAGCACAGCCTTGTGCTCGGTCACCTGGGTGATAATGTGGTTGCCCTTTTCGCGGTACATCTCCGCGACACCCTTGATGGCAAGGTTGTTGCCCTCGGTGGCGCCGCTGGTGAAGATGATCTCCTTCGGCGTAGCGCCGATGAGCTTCGCAATCTGCTCACGCGCCAGGTCCACACCCTGCTCGGCTTCCCAGCCAAACTGGTGATTGCGGCTGGCGGCGTTGCCGTAGATCTTGGTCATATACGGCAGCATGGCCTCAAGCACACGCGGGTCAAGCGCCGTAGTTGCGTGGTTGTCCATGTAGATGGGCAACTGAACGCCCTTATGTACGGGCGTGGACTCCAACAGTTCGATTTCGGTGGCGAGACTCATGCTTCATTTCTCCTGATCCATTACAGGCCAGCGGCCCGGTTGAGCAAAGGTACTGCGTATGTCTGTCTGCTTTTTGCGGAGCGCAGACTTGTCTAAAGAGCAATCTCTCGTCAGAGAGCGAATCTCTCGCTAAAGAGCAATGGAAACCAGGCCACCGCCAAG is a genomic window containing:
- a CDS encoding VOC family protein, with protein sequence MSIPGQTVTIIPSVLCRDANAGIEWLKAALGFTEHAVYRTADGIVEHAELLLGNGMLMVGTAGHNRQLANVMALPSEVGGKNTSSVYLIVKDCTPVWQQALSAGAEVVLPLRTMDYGGQAFTVRDPDGHLWSVGEYDPWTVPA
- a CDS encoding PQQ-dependent sugar dehydrogenase, which produces MIKSVMVAALALGMVAGAARASEPDGLMLPTGFHATVVAEGLGPVRHLTVRDNGDIYVSTRHPRNQPSTGIIALRLGSNHKAVQTEHFSTVDQATGIRMYKGALYAASPTAIYRFPLDGNALVPSAAPQTVVDGLTVTSNHVFAFDGKGGLFVAFDGANICADPAAPRDSKPVGLKPCPALTTKAGIWRFDDSRLNQKFSDGERFATGIRDMSALDWRAGDALYGGTHGRDGTHAMFPEVVSATEDEAIPDELFRIEKATDMGWPYTYYDGARQKRILAPEYGGDGKASPSEGTYAKPVAAFFQPRRPALLDLVVYNGKRFPAMYRSGIFVAMHGGADADATPEGQAGYNIVFVPMKNNQAGKPVVFADGFAGPLPSDKNLKSAAYRPVGVAVGPDGALYVADSNKGRIWRIAYGEKP
- a CDS encoding SDR family oxidoreductase, whose translation is MQIKDNTILITGGGSGIGRGLAEAFHKEGNHVIIAGRRKEVLDEVVAANPGMSAEVLDINSAEAIKTFAADLIAKYPKLNTVLHNAGIMKNEDLKKGETEDAEATIATNLLGPIRLNSALLPHLLQQTSATVMTVTSGLAYVPLSMTPTYCATKAAIHSYTLSLRFQLQGTGVQVIEIIPPYVQTELMGDRQKNDPMAMPLADYLRETFAVLRDQPEVKEVVIDRVKPLRTAPESGDFENFFNTFNQRMIAARPNG
- a CDS encoding winged helix-turn-helix transcriptional regulator, with amino-acid sequence MKPATKMDQPKAVVPPDGGEGNASLDALVSEIIGRVADKWTMLALEALQEHGRLRFTELAAELKGVSQKMLTKTLRQMESDGLLLRTVFPVIPPRVEYELTQLGTGLSAAFCGVWIWAEKNRDEIEAARKRFAQRIEHTQPWQTPRS
- the hscB gene encoding Fe-S protein assembly co-chaperone HscB, which gives rise to MTYFEVFSLPHKLALDTAALEKSFYKLSREFHPDRFASKPAAEQAEATEKSSLLNDAYRALRDPIRRTEYLLELEGVELEEQSVKATESARASGTQKKQIVPPDLLEEAFELNMALEEMKMAKKMGDDDPQLRKDLEAAKTNFTGMLDAAGKELEALWTSWDAAVDSGDDGAKDAAKDEMVALLNRRSYLRNLVRDVNAALD
- a CDS encoding GNAT family N-acetyltransferase, which gives rise to MNILLPPLQDEGGLRLEYLETASHKGLCVPTRFYLMKDAHGVAVGDINLRLHSTQQILLYGGHIGYTVYPQFRGEHYAARAVRLLIPGARGFGIDPLWITTDPENTASRRTCELAGAVYVETIQILYHQAIFPEGRPCKCRYRLSTAHESKAQKVPSEQP
- a CDS encoding DUF4242 domain-containing protein — encoded protein: MPKFVIERNVPGLGDLSADQLKAMSQTSCGVLQSMGPKIQWLESFVTPNKMYCVYIAPDAETIRQHARVGGFPAESVEPVLQMIGPTTAE
- a CDS encoding HesB/IscA family protein, which codes for MSVVGISTTTSNEMSAPAPQAGAPVYSSPIAPPVSAPADNAKAQNIQVTEKALKRIRAAMAKENVNGEQGGLRVGITGGGCSGLSYNIRFDSQPRERDRVYVYSQDGDKVQIFVDPKSFLYLSGMTLDFEETLMRQGFNFINPHSTKSCGCGSSFTA
- the iscU gene encoding Fe-S cluster assembly scaffold IscU, with protein sequence MAYSDKVVDHYENPRNVGTLDKSSSEVGTGLVGAPECGDVMRLQIKVNPDTQVIEDAKFKTFGCGSAIASSSLATEWVKGKTVAEALAISNTEIVKELALPPVKIHCSVLAEDAIRAAIGDWKKKNNVAETESALVGASA
- a CDS encoding IscS subfamily cysteine desulfurase, producing the protein MSLATEIELLESTPVHKGVQLPIYMDNHATTALDPRVLEAMLPYMTKIYGNAASRNHQFGWEAEQGVDLAREQIAKLIGATPKEIIFTSGATEGNNLAIKGVAEMYREKGNHIITQVTEHKAVLDTCKRLEKNGFKVTYLPVQPDGLVSVADIEAAMTPETILVTIMYANNEIGVINPIAEIGKLCHAKGVLFHTDAVQAVGKIPVNVQTDNIDLLSLSGHKIYGPKGVGALYVRRRSPRVQLNAQIDGGGHERGMRSGTLNVPGIVGLGKACELAGEEMVAETARLTGLRDYLRKRLEEKIDYTAVNGNMDHHLPGNLNMSFVYVEGESLLMGINDIAVSSGSACTSATLEPSYVLKALGLGDDVAHSSIRFGLGRFNTKEEVDYVADKLIDTVLKLRELSPLYEMVKEGIDLTKIEWTAH